One window of the Streptomyces asoensis genome contains the following:
- a CDS encoding helix-turn-helix domain-containing protein has product MNRPRRRLETPIGASTLLLGFEQPVRISRAGRTPDTLVSVYCGPTTTPAVGEHGGRFSGIEVLMTPWAGFTLFGTPQHELVNRTVDPDELPHSLGSPLGELAAALAALPGWAERFGLLDEALARWREAGTPSSERVARAWSLLVRTGGAIPVPRLAEEVGWSVRHLENRFREQIGLGPKAAARVLRLQRARRLLAEGQSAAETAALCGFYDQAHLSGEFKAMTGYTPREFAQARRLPAQVSPTADRLSGEATSLVLPARPDDWSGPGAHFSKTRRIG; this is encoded by the coding sequence ATGAACCGGCCGCGGCGGCGGCTCGAGACGCCCATCGGGGCCTCGACGCTGCTGCTGGGGTTCGAGCAGCCCGTGCGGATCTCGCGGGCGGGGCGGACGCCGGACACGCTCGTGTCCGTGTACTGCGGGCCTACGACCACGCCCGCCGTCGGGGAGCACGGCGGGCGGTTTTCGGGCATCGAGGTGCTCATGACGCCCTGGGCCGGGTTCACCCTCTTCGGCACACCCCAGCACGAGCTCGTCAACCGCACCGTCGATCCCGACGAGCTGCCGCACTCCCTGGGCTCGCCCCTCGGTGAACTCGCCGCCGCGCTGGCCGCGTTACCCGGTTGGGCGGAGCGGTTCGGGCTGCTCGACGAGGCCCTCGCCCGGTGGCGGGAGGCCGGCACGCCGAGTTCGGAGCGGGTGGCGCGGGCCTGGTCGCTGCTGGTGCGGACGGGCGGCGCGATACCGGTGCCCCGGCTGGCCGAGGAGGTCGGCTGGAGCGTACGGCATCTGGAGAACCGTTTTCGTGAGCAGATCGGGCTCGGCCCCAAGGCGGCGGCCCGCGTGCTGCGGCTCCAGCGGGCCCGCCGGCTGCTGGCGGAGGGGCAGAGCGCGGCCGAGACCGCCGCCCTCTGCGGCTTCTACGACCAGGCTCATCTCAGCGGTGAGTTCAAGGCGATGACGGGGTACACGCCGAGGGAGTTCGCGCAGGCCAGGCGCCTTCCGGCGCAGGTGTCGCCGACGGCGGACCGGCTGAGCGGGGAGGCGACGAGCCTGGTCCTGCCGGCCCGCCCGGACGATTGGTCCGGACCGGGTGCGCATTTTTCCAAGACCCGCCGCATTGGCTGA
- the mmsA gene encoding CoA-acylating methylmalonate-semialdehyde dehydrogenase, with the protein MTKIVNHWIGGKTVEGASGTYGPVTDPATGAVTTKVAFATVDEVDAAVAAAKDAYATWGTSSLAKRTTILFKFRALLDAHRDEIAELITAEHGKVHSDALGEVARGLEIVDLACGITVQLKGELSTEVASRVDVSSIRQPLGVVAGITPFNFPAMVPMWMFPIAIATGNTFVLKPSEKDPSAALKLAELLAEAGLPDGVFNVVNGDKVAVDRLLEHPDVKAVSFVGSTPIARYIHTTASANGKRVQALGGAKNHMLVLPDADLDAAADAAVSAAYGSAGERCMAISAVVAVGAVGDELVQKIRERAEKIKIGPGNDPTSEMGPLITKVHRDKVASYVTGAAAEGAEVVLDGSGYTVEGFEDGHWIGISLLDKVPTTAKAYQDEIFGPVLCVLRVDTYDEGVALINSSPFGNGTAIFTRDGGAARRFQLEIEAGMVGVNVPIPVPVGYHSFGGWKDSLFGDHHIYGNDGTHFYTRGKVVTTRWPDPADGPGGVDLGFPRNH; encoded by the coding sequence ATGACGAAGATCGTCAACCACTGGATCGGCGGCAAGACCGTCGAAGGCGCGTCGGGTACGTACGGGCCGGTCACCGACCCGGCGACCGGCGCCGTCACCACGAAGGTCGCGTTCGCGACCGTCGACGAGGTCGACGCCGCGGTGGCCGCCGCCAAGGACGCCTACGCCACCTGGGGCACGTCCTCGCTGGCCAAGCGGACCACCATCCTGTTCAAGTTCCGGGCGCTGCTGGACGCGCACCGCGACGAGATCGCCGAGCTGATCACCGCCGAGCACGGCAAGGTGCACAGCGACGCGCTGGGCGAGGTCGCGCGCGGTCTGGAGATCGTGGACCTGGCGTGCGGGATCACCGTGCAGCTGAAGGGCGAGCTGTCGACCGAGGTGGCCAGCCGGGTGGACGTCTCGTCCATCCGCCAGCCGCTGGGCGTCGTCGCGGGCATCACGCCGTTCAACTTCCCGGCGATGGTCCCGATGTGGATGTTCCCGATCGCCATCGCGACCGGCAACACCTTCGTGCTGAAGCCGTCCGAGAAGGACCCGTCGGCGGCCCTGAAGCTCGCCGAGCTGCTGGCGGAGGCCGGGCTGCCGGACGGCGTCTTCAACGTCGTCAACGGTGACAAGGTCGCGGTCGACCGCCTCCTGGAGCACCCGGACGTCAAGGCCGTGTCCTTCGTCGGCTCGACCCCGATCGCCCGCTACATCCACACCACCGCCTCGGCGAACGGCAAGCGCGTCCAGGCTCTGGGCGGCGCGAAGAACCACATGCTGGTGCTGCCGGACGCCGACCTCGACGCGGCGGCCGACGCGGCCGTCTCGGCGGCCTACGGCTCGGCGGGCGAGCGCTGCATGGCGATCTCCGCGGTGGTGGCCGTCGGCGCGGTCGGCGACGAGCTGGTGCAGAAGATCCGCGAGCGCGCCGAGAAGATCAAGATCGGTCCCGGCAACGACCCCACCTCCGAGATGGGCCCGCTCATCACGAAGGTCCACCGCGACAAGGTGGCGTCCTACGTCACGGGCGCGGCGGCCGAGGGCGCCGAGGTCGTCCTGGACGGCTCCGGCTACACGGTCGAGGGCTTCGAGGACGGTCACTGGATCGGCATCTCGCTGCTGGACAAGGTCCCGACGACCGCGAAGGCCTACCAGGACGAGATCTTCGGCCCGGTGCTGTGCGTGCTCCGCGTGGACACCTACGACGAGGGCGTGGCCCTCATCAACAGCTCGCCGTTCGGCAACGGCACGGCGATCTTCACCCGGGACGGCGGCGCGGCCCGCCGCTTCCAGCTGGAGATCGAGGCCGGCATGGTCGGCGTGAACGTCCCGATCCCGGTCCCCGTGGGCTACCACAGCTTCGGCGGCTGGAAGGACTCGCTCTTCGGCGACCACCACATCTACGGCAACGACGGCACCCACTTCTACACCCGCGGCAAGGTCGTCACGACCCGCTGGCCGGACCCGGCCGACGGCCCGGGCGGCGTGGACCTGGGCTTCCCGCGCAACCACTGA
- the iolC gene encoding 5-dehydro-2-deoxygluconokinase produces MAYDLITMGRIGVDLYPLQTGVPLPQVTSFGKFLGGSATNVAVAAARLGRETAVISRTGDDPFGTYLHEALRGFGVDDRWVTAVPGLPTPVTFCEVFPPDDFPLYFYRQPKAPDLEIDAHELDLDAVRETRIFWVTGTGLSEEPSRTATLAALAHRAKAGTTVFDLDWRPMFWSHPDTARPFYVEALKHTTVAVGNLDEVEVATGVREPRAAAQALLDAGVELAVVKQGPKGVLAVNSEGESAEVPPLPVNVLNGLGAGDAFGGSLCHGLLAGWDLEKIMRHANAAGAIVASRLECSSAMPTPDEVEAALKAGAVL; encoded by the coding sequence ATGGCGTACGACCTGATCACCATGGGGCGGATAGGGGTGGACCTCTATCCGCTACAGACGGGCGTCCCACTCCCGCAGGTCACGTCCTTCGGGAAGTTCCTGGGGGGATCGGCGACCAACGTCGCGGTCGCCGCCGCCCGCCTGGGCCGGGAGACGGCGGTGATCTCCCGCACCGGTGACGACCCCTTCGGCACCTATCTGCACGAGGCCCTGCGCGGCTTCGGCGTCGACGACCGCTGGGTCACCGCCGTGCCCGGGCTGCCGACGCCGGTCACCTTCTGCGAGGTCTTCCCGCCGGACGACTTCCCGCTGTACTTCTACCGGCAGCCCAAGGCGCCGGACCTGGAGATCGACGCCCACGAACTCGACCTCGACGCCGTCCGCGAGACCCGCATCTTCTGGGTCACCGGCACCGGCCTGAGCGAGGAGCCCAGCCGTACGGCGACCCTCGCCGCCCTGGCCCACCGGGCCAAGGCCGGCACCACGGTCTTCGACCTCGACTGGCGCCCGATGTTCTGGAGCCACCCCGACACCGCCCGCCCGTTCTACGTCGAGGCCCTCAAGCACACCACCGTCGCCGTGGGCAACCTCGACGAGGTGGAGGTCGCCACCGGAGTGCGCGAACCCCGGGCGGCGGCGCAGGCGCTGCTGGACGCCGGCGTCGAGCTCGCGGTGGTCAAGCAGGGCCCCAAGGGCGTCCTCGCCGTCAACAGCGAGGGCGAGTCCGCCGAGGTCCCGCCGCTGCCGGTGAACGTCCTGAACGGCCTCGGGGCCGGTGACGCCTTCGGCGGCTCCCTCTGCCACGGTCTGCTCGCGGGCTGGGACCTGGAGAAGATCATGCGTCACGCCAACGCCGCGGGCGCCATCGTCGCCTCCCGGCTGGAGTGCTCCTCCGCGATGCCGACGCCGGACGAAGTGGAAGCCGCGCTCAAGGCGGGGGCCGTCCTGTGA
- a CDS encoding helix-turn-helix transcriptional regulator: MTDRRLWSYKEIAAHIKVQPDTVRSYRKHGLLPQPDHVEGGKPFWYVDTVRAWVASRPGNRGRALD, translated from the coding sequence ATGACCGACCGAAGGCTCTGGTCCTACAAAGAGATCGCGGCGCACATCAAGGTGCAGCCGGACACCGTACGGTCCTACCGCAAGCACGGACTGCTGCCCCAGCCCGACCACGTCGAGGGCGGCAAGCCCTTCTGGTACGTCGACACCGTGCGGGCCTGGGTCGCCTCCCGGCCGGGCAACCGGGGACGCGCCCTGGACTGA
- a CDS encoding zinc-dependent alcohol dehydrogenase family protein codes for MRAVVFERYGEPAEVRELADPRPAPHGVTVRVEATGLCRSDWHGWMGHDPDITLPHVPGHELAGVVREVGSRVTRWRAGDRVTVPFVCGCGSCPSCAAGDHQVCERQTQPGFTHWGSFAQYVALDHADVNLVAIPDDLSYATAASLGCRFATAFRAVVQQGRVAAGEWVAVHGCGGVGLSAVMIAAASGARVVAVDVSPKALDLARKFGAAECVDARGVPDTAEAVRELTGGGAHLSLDALGSPVTCAASVNGLRRRGRHLQVGLLPSADGTTPVPLARAIALELEILGSHGMAAHTYPEMLELVRTGVLRPDLLVTSTITLDETPAALSALGTAPGAGVTVIDPWA; via the coding sequence ATGCGGGCTGTGGTGTTCGAGCGGTACGGGGAGCCGGCCGAGGTACGTGAGCTGGCCGACCCCCGACCGGCCCCCCACGGAGTGACCGTGCGCGTCGAGGCCACCGGCCTGTGCCGCAGCGACTGGCACGGCTGGATGGGCCACGACCCGGACATCACCCTGCCGCATGTGCCCGGGCATGAACTCGCCGGTGTCGTGCGGGAGGTCGGTTCCCGGGTCACCAGGTGGCGGGCGGGCGACCGGGTCACCGTCCCCTTCGTGTGCGGCTGCGGCAGCTGCCCGTCCTGCGCCGCCGGCGACCACCAGGTGTGCGAGCGGCAGACCCAGCCCGGCTTCACGCACTGGGGCTCCTTCGCCCAGTACGTGGCCCTGGACCACGCCGACGTGAACCTGGTCGCGATCCCCGACGACCTGTCGTACGCCACCGCGGCCTCCCTCGGCTGCCGGTTCGCCACGGCGTTCCGGGCGGTGGTGCAGCAGGGCCGGGTCGCGGCCGGGGAGTGGGTGGCGGTGCACGGCTGCGGAGGCGTGGGCCTCTCGGCGGTGATGATCGCGGCGGCGAGCGGGGCACGGGTGGTGGCGGTGGACGTCTCCCCGAAGGCCCTGGACCTGGCGCGGAAGTTCGGCGCGGCGGAGTGCGTGGACGCACGGGGGGTGCCGGACACGGCGGAGGCGGTCCGTGAGCTGACCGGGGGAGGCGCCCACCTCTCCCTCGACGCGCTCGGATCCCCCGTCACCTGCGCCGCCTCGGTGAACGGGCTGCGCCGCCGCGGCCGTCACCTCCAGGTCGGCCTGCTTCCCTCGGCGGACGGCACGACCCCCGTCCCGCTGGCCCGCGCCATCGCCCTGGAGCTGGAGATCCTGGGCAGTCACGGCATGGCCGCGCACACCTATCCGGAGATGCTGGAGCTGGTCCGTACGGGGGTGTTGCGTCCCGATCTGCTGGTGACGTCGACGATCACTCTGGACGAGACCCCGGCCGCCCTGTCCGCGCTGGGCACCGCACCGGGCGCGGGGGTGACGGTCATCGATCCGTGGGCCTGA
- a CDS encoding GNAT family N-acetyltransferase, with protein MNFSVKPLLSGPKTVLRPFTEADADSMWEIIGDPEVVRFTFPPNSDLTRERVRSWYGSRAEQPDRLDLAVTDRDTGELVGEVVLHEWDPDARSCTFRTLIGPRGRDRGLGTEATRLIVGHGFERLGLHRVQLELYGDNERARRVYEKVGFVVEGVRREAALRNGVWVDEVLMAILDREWAALRPTDR; from the coding sequence GTGAACTTCTCCGTCAAGCCCCTGCTCTCCGGCCCGAAGACCGTGCTGCGCCCCTTCACCGAGGCCGACGCCGACAGCATGTGGGAGATCATCGGCGATCCCGAGGTCGTCCGCTTCACCTTCCCGCCGAACAGCGACCTCACCCGGGAGCGGGTGCGTTCCTGGTACGGCTCCCGCGCCGAGCAGCCCGACCGGCTGGACCTCGCCGTCACCGACCGCGACACCGGCGAACTCGTGGGCGAGGTCGTCCTGCACGAGTGGGATCCGGACGCCCGCAGCTGCACCTTCCGCACCCTGATCGGCCCCCGGGGCCGCGACCGCGGGCTCGGTACCGAGGCGACCCGGCTCATCGTCGGCCACGGCTTCGAGCGACTGGGCCTGCACCGCGTCCAGCTGGAGCTGTACGGCGACAACGAACGGGCCCGCCGTGTCTACGAGAAGGTCGGGTTCGTGGTCGAGGGAGTGCGGCGGGAGGCCGCGCTGCGGAACGGGGTGTGGGTGGACGAGGTGCTCATGGCGATCCTGGACCGGGAGTGGGCCGCGCTCAGGCCCACGGATCGATGA
- the iolD gene encoding 3D-(3,5/4)-trihydroxycyclohexane-1,2-dione acylhydrolase (decyclizing), with protein sequence MTAQTSTTRLTVAQALVRFLAAQYTERDGVRQRLIGATWGIFGHGNVAGLGQALIEYGDDMPFHQGRNEQSMVHAAVGYARQSNRLSTHAVTTSIGPGATNLVTGAALATVNHIPVLLLPGDIFATRVADPVLQQLEVPYAGDVSVNDTLRPVSRYFDRVTRPEALIPAALQAMRVLTDPVETGAVTLALPQDVQAEAYDWPDEFFAERTWVVRRPGADPTELAEAVRAIRAARRPLIVAGGGVHHSRAEEALAEFAEATGIPVASTQAGKGSLRYDHPQDVGGVGHTGTATADELARTADLVIGVGTRYTDFTTASNTLFAADGVRFLNLNIAPYDGHKLAGLPLVADARSGLGELTAALQTHGHRVTDAYVTEYSEDKERWEQRVDACYEAEEPDVRPTQPQVLGALDALADESDVIINAAGSLPGDLHKLWRARSRDQYHLEYGYSCMGYEIPAAIGVKLAAPERNVWALVGDGTYLMMPTEIVTAVQEGIAIKILLVQNHGYASIGGLSESVGGERFGTAYRYTSDDGTYTGAPLPVDLAANVASLGMRVLRAKTVRELREALAEARRADTPTCVYVETETADTVSGPPPAQAWWDVPVAETATRPSAVKARELYERHVSTRRRHL encoded by the coding sequence ATGACGGCGCAGACCTCGACGACGAGGCTGACGGTCGCCCAGGCACTCGTCCGCTTCCTCGCCGCCCAGTACACGGAGCGCGACGGCGTACGGCAGCGGCTGATCGGCGCGACCTGGGGCATCTTCGGCCACGGCAACGTGGCCGGCCTCGGCCAGGCGCTGATCGAGTACGGCGACGACATGCCGTTCCACCAGGGCCGCAACGAGCAGTCGATGGTCCACGCGGCCGTCGGCTACGCCCGCCAGTCGAACCGGCTGTCCACCCACGCGGTGACGACGTCGATCGGCCCCGGCGCGACCAACCTGGTCACCGGCGCCGCGCTGGCGACCGTCAACCACATCCCGGTCCTCCTGCTGCCCGGCGACATCTTCGCGACCCGCGTCGCCGACCCGGTGCTCCAGCAGCTCGAGGTCCCCTACGCGGGCGACGTGTCGGTCAACGACACCCTGCGCCCGGTGTCCCGGTACTTCGACCGCGTCACCCGACCCGAGGCCCTGATCCCGGCGGCCCTCCAGGCGATGCGCGTCCTCACCGACCCGGTGGAGACGGGCGCGGTCACCCTCGCGCTGCCCCAGGACGTGCAGGCCGAGGCCTACGACTGGCCCGACGAGTTCTTCGCCGAGCGCACCTGGGTCGTACGCCGTCCGGGCGCCGACCCGACCGAACTCGCGGAGGCGGTCCGCGCGATCCGTGCCGCACGCCGCCCGCTGATCGTCGCCGGCGGCGGGGTCCACCACAGCCGCGCCGAGGAGGCGCTCGCCGAGTTCGCCGAGGCCACCGGCATTCCGGTCGCCTCCACCCAGGCCGGCAAGGGCTCGCTGCGCTACGACCACCCCCAGGACGTGGGCGGCGTGGGCCACACCGGTACGGCGACGGCGGACGAACTCGCCCGCACGGCGGACCTGGTGATCGGCGTGGGCACCAGGTACACGGACTTCACCACGGCCTCCAACACGCTGTTCGCGGCCGACGGGGTCCGCTTCCTCAACCTCAACATCGCGCCCTACGACGGCCACAAGCTCGCCGGTCTGCCGCTCGTGGCGGACGCCCGCAGCGGCCTGGGCGAGCTGACCGCGGCCCTCCAGACGCACGGCCACCGGGTCACGGACGCCTACGTCACCGAGTACTCGGAGGACAAGGAGCGCTGGGAGCAGCGCGTCGACGCCTGCTACGAGGCCGAGGAGCCCGACGTACGGCCGACGCAGCCGCAGGTGCTCGGCGCGCTGGACGCCCTCGCCGACGAGTCGGACGTGATCATCAACGCGGCCGGTTCACTCCCGGGTGACCTGCACAAACTGTGGCGGGCGCGCTCCCGGGACCAGTACCACCTGGAGTACGGCTACTCCTGCATGGGGTACGAGATCCCGGCCGCCATCGGAGTGAAACTGGCGGCCCCCGAGCGCAACGTCTGGGCCCTGGTCGGCGACGGCACCTACCTGATGATGCCGACGGAGATCGTGACGGCCGTGCAGGAGGGGATCGCGATCAAGATCCTGCTCGTGCAGAACCACGGCTACGCCTCGATCGGCGGTCTGTCGGAGTCGGTGGGCGGCGAGCGGTTCGGCACCGCGTACCGCTACACCTCGGACGACGGCACCTACACCGGGGCCCCGCTGCCCGTCGACCTGGCCGCCAACGTGGCCAGCCTCGGCATGCGCGTGCTGCGCGCGAAGACCGTCCGCGAACTGCGCGAGGCCCTCGCCGAGGCGCGCCGCGCCGACACTCCCACATGTGTCTACGTCGAGACGGAAACGGCCGACACTGTGTCGGGCCCGCCGCCCGCGCAGGCCTGGTGGGATGTACCTGTGGCCGAGACCGCGACCCGACCGTCCGCGGTGAAGGCACGTGAGCTGTACGAACGGCACGTCTCTACCCGACGCCGCCATCTGTGA
- a CDS encoding sugar phosphate isomerase/epimerase family protein, with amino-acid sequence MTSLSPQSPVSGVSRIRVGSAPDSWGVWFPDDPAQVPWQRFLDEVAQSGYEWIELGPYGYLPTDPALLTEETTKRGLKVSAGTVFTGLHHGEAVWEKTWAHVADNAVLAQAMGAKHLVVIPSFWRDDKTGDVLEPDTLTPEQWRNLTSLTERLGKEVRERYGLQIVVHPHADTHIDSEENVVRFLDGTDSDLVSLCLDTGHYAYCGGDSVKLIETYGERIGYLHLKQVDPEILADVRANQVPFGPAVARGVMCEPPTGVPALGPVLEAAQKLDVDLFAIVEQDMYPCEPDAPLPIAQRTRAFLRSCGA; translated from the coding sequence ATGACGTCGTTGTCACCTCAGTCACCAGTTTCCGGTGTTTCCCGTATCCGTGTCGGATCCGCCCCCGACAGCTGGGGCGTCTGGTTCCCGGACGATCCCGCCCAGGTCCCCTGGCAGCGCTTCCTCGACGAGGTCGCGCAGTCCGGCTACGAATGGATCGAGCTCGGCCCCTACGGGTACCTGCCGACCGATCCCGCGCTCCTCACCGAGGAGACGACGAAGCGCGGCCTGAAGGTGTCGGCGGGCACGGTCTTCACCGGCCTGCACCACGGCGAGGCCGTCTGGGAGAAGACCTGGGCGCACGTCGCGGACAACGCGGTGCTGGCCCAGGCGATGGGCGCGAAGCATCTCGTCGTCATCCCGTCCTTCTGGCGGGACGACAAGACCGGCGACGTGCTCGAGCCGGACACCCTCACCCCCGAGCAGTGGCGCAACCTCACCTCGCTGACCGAGCGGCTCGGCAAGGAGGTGCGGGAGCGGTACGGCCTTCAGATCGTCGTCCACCCGCACGCCGACACCCACATCGACAGCGAGGAGAACGTGGTCCGGTTCCTGGACGGCACCGACTCCGACCTGGTGTCGCTGTGCCTGGACACCGGGCACTACGCGTACTGCGGCGGCGACAGCGTCAAGCTGATCGAGACCTACGGCGAGCGGATCGGGTATCTGCACCTCAAGCAGGTCGACCCGGAGATCCTGGCGGACGTGCGGGCCAACCAGGTGCCGTTCGGGCCGGCCGTCGCGCGGGGCGTGATGTGTGAGCCGCCGACCGGCGTGCCTGCGCTGGGGCCTGTGCTGGAGGCGGCGCAGAAGCTGGATGTCGATCTGTTCGCGATCGTCGAGCAGGACATGTATCCGTGCGAGCCGGACGCGCCTTTGCCTATCGCGCAACGCACGCGGGCGTTTTTGAGGTCGTGCGGGGCGTAG
- a CDS encoding Cgl0159 family (beta/alpha)8-fold protein — MSELVRLRTQHPEAIAEAAARRPRRPLLGDSGRLMIVAADHPARGALGVGGDKLAMANRAGLLERLCLALSRPGVDGVLATADILDDLLLLGALDGKVVMGSLNRGGLQGSVFELDDRFTGHRPEDIERLNFDAGKLLVRIDYDDPGSLTTLESTARAIDDMAARKLPLFVEPFISRRTPDGKVRNDLSAEAVTKSIAIASGLGGTSAYTWLKLPVTDNPDDMAEVMQTSTLPAVLLGGEVGEDQDGAYEKWRGALQLPTVRGLVVGRSLLYPADGDVAAAVDTAVGLL, encoded by the coding sequence ATCTCCGAACTCGTCCGCCTGCGCACGCAGCACCCCGAGGCGATCGCCGAGGCGGCCGCCCGCCGCCCGCGCAGACCGCTGCTGGGCGACTCCGGCCGTCTGATGATCGTCGCCGCCGACCACCCGGCCCGTGGCGCGCTCGGCGTCGGCGGCGACAAGCTGGCCATGGCCAACCGGGCCGGCCTGCTCGAGCGCCTGTGCCTGGCCCTCTCCCGGCCCGGCGTCGACGGCGTCCTCGCGACCGCCGACATCCTGGACGACCTGCTCCTCCTCGGCGCCCTCGACGGCAAGGTCGTCATGGGCTCGCTGAACCGCGGCGGCCTCCAGGGCTCCGTCTTCGAGCTCGACGACCGCTTCACCGGTCACCGCCCCGAGGACATCGAGCGGCTGAACTTCGACGCGGGCAAGCTGCTCGTGCGCATCGACTACGACGACCCGGGCTCGCTCACCACCCTGGAGTCCACGGCCCGCGCCATCGACGACATGGCCGCCCGCAAGCTCCCCCTCTTCGTCGAGCCGTTCATCAGCCGCCGCACCCCCGACGGCAAGGTGCGCAACGACCTCTCCGCCGAGGCCGTCACCAAGTCGATCGCCATCGCCTCGGGCCTGGGCGGCACCTCGGCCTACACCTGGCTGAAGCTCCCGGTCACCGACAACCCCGACGACATGGCCGAGGTCATGCAGACGTCCACGCTGCCCGCCGTCCTGCTGGGCGGCGAGGTCGGCGAGGACCAGGACGGTGCGTACGAGAAGTGGCGCGGGGCGCTCCAACTCCCCACCGTCCGGGGCCTGGTGGTCGGCCGTTCGCTGCTCTACCCGGCGGACGGGGATGTCGCCGCCGCCGTGGACACCGCCGTAGGACTGCTGTGA
- the iolB gene encoding 5-deoxy-glucuronate isomerase has translation MTHTEPHHDLYIPHGTTAGTHYTLDIDPERAGWGYCALRIVELEPGGTHLFTTGDSEWIVLPLEGGCTVQTAGEEFQLLGRESVFASVTDFAYVPRDARVQIASGAGGRFALAGAKCERQLPARYGPAPEVPVEERGSGNCARLVRNFASADAFDCDKLIAVEVITPGGNWSSYPPHKHDEHRPGEEAELEEIYYFEIDGPNGFGYQRVSPSREGGSDVLAEVRSGDAVLVPDGWHGPAIAQPGHAMYYLNVMAGPGETREWRICFHPDHVESTGGYR, from the coding sequence ATGACACACACAGAGCCGCACCACGACCTGTACATCCCGCACGGCACCACCGCCGGCACCCACTACACGCTCGACATCGATCCCGAACGAGCGGGCTGGGGCTACTGCGCTCTGCGGATCGTCGAGCTGGAGCCGGGTGGCACGCACCTCTTCACCACGGGTGACAGTGAGTGGATCGTGCTTCCGCTGGAAGGCGGATGTACCGTGCAAACAGCCGGTGAAGAGTTCCAACTCCTGGGCAGGGAGAGCGTTTTCGCGTCGGTAACCGACTTCGCGTACGTTCCCCGTGACGCCCGGGTCCAGATCGCCTCCGGCGCGGGAGGCCGCTTCGCCCTGGCAGGAGCGAAGTGCGAGCGACAACTCCCCGCCCGCTACGGCCCCGCGCCGGAGGTCCCCGTCGAAGAGCGCGGCAGCGGCAACTGCGCCCGTCTGGTGCGCAACTTCGCCTCCGCCGACGCCTTCGACTGCGACAAGCTGATCGCCGTCGAGGTGATCACCCCGGGCGGCAACTGGTCCTCGTACCCGCCGCACAAGCACGACGAGCACCGGCCGGGCGAGGAGGCCGAACTCGAGGAGATCTACTACTTCGAGATCGACGGCCCGAACGGTTTCGGCTATCAGCGCGTATCCCCTTCACGCGAAGGCGGATCCGACGTCCTCGCGGAGGTCCGCTCCGGCGACGCCGTGCTCGTCCCCGACGGCTGGCACGGCCCGGCCATCGCCCAGCCCGGCCACGCCATGTACTACCTGAACGTCATGGCGGGACCGGGCGAGACACGGGAGTGGCGGATCTGCTTCCACCCGGACCACGTAGAGAGCACAGGGGGTTACCGATGA